The following coding sequences lie in one Peptococcaceae bacterium genomic window:
- the secY gene encoding preprotein translocase subunit SecY produces MLSSLTSAWKLNDLRRKIIFTLAMLLVFRLGAHVPIPGIDTQVITDLISKGQLLGFFDIISGGAFKKFSIFAMSITPYINASIIMQLLTVVIPYFERLAKEGEEGRKKMTEYIRYGTVILGFIQALGISIGLRSAIINPGWTSTLIIALSLTAGTAFLMWLGELITEKGIGNGISLIIFAGIVSRVPAGIVAVYEYLVAGTTNIFVILLFAVVALAVIAGIVAIQEGQRRIPVQYAKRVVGRKIYGGQSTHIPLRVNQAGVIPIIFAISIMMFPGTIASWFPTNKFAIWVSNFFNFRTVWYNILYALLIIFFTYFYTAITFNPNDVADNLKKYGGFIPGLRPGRPTAEYITKVMNRVTLAGALFLAAIAVLPSATMSATNLPLYFGGTSLLIVVGVALDTMKQIEANLLMRHYQGFLK; encoded by the coding sequence GTGCTCTCGTCCTTAACCAGCGCCTGGAAACTTAATGACCTGCGGCGCAAAATAATCTTCACCCTGGCCATGCTCTTAGTATTCCGGCTTGGCGCCCATGTCCCCATCCCCGGCATCGATACCCAGGTTATCACCGATTTAATAAGCAAAGGCCAGCTCCTGGGTTTCTTCGATATCATCTCCGGCGGCGCATTTAAAAAGTTTTCCATTTTTGCCATGAGCATTACGCCGTATATCAACGCTTCAATTATCATGCAGCTGTTGACGGTGGTTATCCCCTATTTCGAGAGGCTGGCCAAAGAGGGAGAAGAAGGCCGCAAAAAAATGACCGAATACATCCGCTATGGGACGGTTATCCTTGGTTTTATCCAGGCTTTGGGCATTTCTATCGGCTTAAGGTCGGCCATTATTAATCCAGGTTGGACCTCCACCCTGATCATTGCCCTGTCTCTTACGGCCGGCACCGCTTTTCTCATGTGGCTCGGAGAGCTTATTACGGAAAAAGGGATCGGCAACGGTATTTCGCTGATTATTTTTGCCGGTATCGTTTCACGCGTTCCCGCGGGGATTGTGGCGGTTTACGAGTACCTGGTGGCCGGAACCACAAACATTTTTGTGATCCTGCTGTTTGCAGTTGTTGCCCTGGCGGTTATCGCCGGCATCGTGGCCATCCAAGAAGGACAGCGCCGTATTCCTGTGCAGTATGCCAAACGGGTGGTGGGCCGCAAAATATACGGCGGCCAGAGCACCCACATTCCTTTGAGGGTTAACCAGGCCGGGGTTATTCCCATCATCTTCGCCATCTCCATCATGATGTTCCCCGGGACGATAGCTTCCTGGTTTCCCACCAACAAGTTTGCCATCTGGGTATCCAATTTCTTTAACTTCCGCACCGTCTGGTACAACATCCTCTATGCGCTGCTGATCATTTTCTTTACCTATTTCTACACGGCCATTACCTTTAATCCGAACGACGTGGCCGACAACCTGAAAAAATATGGTGGTTTCATTCCCGGCTTGAGGCCCGGCCGTCCCACCGCCGAGTACATTACGAAAGTGATGAACCGGGTAACCCTGGCGGGAGCTCTCTTTTTGGCCGCGATAGCGGTGCTGCCCAGCGCGACGATGTCGGCGACCAACCTGCCGCTCTATTTCGGCGGGACCAGCCTGCTGATCGTGGTAGGGGTGGCGCTGGATACCATGAAGCAGATTGAGGCGAACCTGTTGATGAGGCATTATCAGGGTTTCTTGAAATGA
- the rplO gene encoding 50S ribosomal protein L15, translating into MKLHELKPAPGSRGKETRKGRGTGSGLGKTAGRGHKGQKARSGGGKGPYFEGGQTPLQRRIPKRGFTNIFKKEYVVINLKQLDERFEEGSVVTPEALKEKGLVKNMRDGIKILGHGEITKALTIKAQSFSRSAAEKIAAAGGQTEVI; encoded by the coding sequence ATGAAACTCCATGAATTGAAGCCCGCGCCGGGCTCGCGCGGCAAAGAGACAAGAAAAGGGCGCGGTACCGGGTCCGGTCTGGGTAAGACGGCGGGCCGCGGGCATAAAGGGCAAAAGGCCCGTTCCGGCGGCGGGAAAGGACCCTATTTTGAAGGCGGTCAGACGCCTTTGCAGCGCCGTATACCCAAAAGAGGTTTTACCAATATATTCAAGAAAGAATACGTTGTGATAAACTTGAAACAACTGGATGAACGTTTTGAAGAAGGTTCGGTAGTGACGCCGGAAGCGCTGAAAGAAAAGGGACTTGTGAAAAACATGCGTGACGGCATCAAGATATTAGGTCACGGCGAGATTACCAAAGCGCTGACAATAAAAGCCCAGAGTTTCAGCCGTTCCGCAGCCGAAAAAATTGCCGCTGCCGGCGGCCAGACAGAGGTGATATAG